The Plasmodium gaboni strain SY75 chromosome 3, whole genome shotgun sequence genome includes the window TGTTTTGTATATGCAGAATATAGAGGTATAAATTTCTTTCTGTCTAAATGTGGTCCTATTATAGATtgttcattattatttttgtttttttctaattCGAATAGATTTGGATATTTATCTAAATCATcaaattcttttttaaaaagttGTGCATTAAGCCATATTTGGGACGTTGGAGAAATATCTTTTCCTTGCATAAAATGAAATACTTCTGAATCGAAATTTGTATTAAAATCTCCGTTTAATATGACATATATTTCTTTGTCAGGATAAGTTAATTgatatttgttttttaatGTTTGTAATATGTGTAGAATAGTATATGATTGTAAAGCTCTTATATGTTGTGCTAGACTATGAAAATAGAAATGAGTATTAGATATAAGGAAAATGGaatttgtatttttatgcatatatattcCTATTTGGAATACtgttttaatttcttttattatatcatctAATTCCTTTgataaatttaaaaaggtatcatatatattttttaattcatctgtttttataacttgattaaattcataatttttatattcaattaatgaaaatttttttttatttacaaataAGGAACATCCATCATTTccataattattttttggcttataattagaaaaataattttcatttaaaaaggtacaaaataaattattatgtaaatattcACTTACTTCTTGTAAACttataatatcataataattattaatatcatgTATTAAAAGATGGGATCTATAATTCGTTTTTAAATAACATGGgtctatatttttaaacataTGTTCTAATGCATATTTAgtatttgtatatataggtgctaaaatattatatgataatatacgtataatatttttttcacaactattattttttctatcatcattattaaaatcAGAATATCTATTGTTCTTTATCATCATTTCGTTTTTAAACCTATTTTCATTAACATATACATCATCTGTAACATAAAAATGGAAAGGATTTTCCTTATCATATATAACGAGTTGAAgttttttattaacatCTTCTTTATTTGGTACATAAAAGAGATCCAATGATTTAATTACATTTTTGTCATTTGAATCAATCcagtaatatatatatttatttaaattattcataGGCATATTACAAGGTATAATAGGATGATTATCAAATACATCcatagatatatatatttgttttaattCATACAAGTTTTTgaatatttctattttcATTCCATTTATAACTACATATTTTAGTTTATCCATaatatttgataatatattattttcatcaataatattattatcaatatcaagaaaataaattgaAGTTTTTTCTTCCTCTTTTGTAGGTAgtgtacatatattttcattaatattatcttttatattatttattaattcttcagatttttcttcctttattaatatcattttatcCTTTCCATTTTGCTCTTTAACTTCACCATGTTgtctttttctttttagtttttttttttctaattttaataaatttaatgTCAATCTATTTTTCAAAGAATTGAGTGTTTCctctttttttcttaaaagCTTTAATTCTTTGTgatcaaaatataattcaatatttaattcttcattttctgtgttatttataataaaaatatttgataCTTTTTTTGTCTTTATTAACTCTTCAAGAGTAAGAATATTTGCATTCTTATGAgaatcataatatattgtattgctatcattattttttgttttcatTAATGAAacattattcatattttttatatcattctgttgttcttttaattctgtacttttattattttcctttACATCATAAATGTTGTTgttatgtaatattttgGAATGTTGCTCCcccttttttatttcttcttcttcttcttcttcttctttatttggtataatatttatttccatttttttctcgttcaatattaaattattatctatGTTACTTTGGCTAGTCGTTTTAAGGTTGGTTGCAACttctttaatataattCGTGTTTTCTGCGTTAAGCTGGGtaacaaaataattcttCTTCTTACAATAATGAGGCGAAAAATGATGCTTATTATtagtatataaaatatatttattatatttattattattattatttattcgTTGGGATATAAATGAATGTATAAAAAAGTGCAACGGATCAGAgaatttctttttattaatattatttatatttgtatcaatttgatttatattattatatatattatgaaaagATGAAGATATGCTTCTTCTTGATTTATCAATAAcgttattataatttatttttaaaggAGACGAAAAAATACATGACTGTgtttttttccttttattttttataacattcATATATGGAGGAAATgtataactttttttttctttttcacTGAAATTGAGTTTATCattaaatatgtattttattgtATTATGGTTATTTCTTCTGGTACTAAGCATAATTGCATTATATTcattcaaaaatataactaCAACAAAGAGACACTTGTAGAAAATCTGACATTTcatctatatatatataatgttatatatgtatattaaGTGTCATTATTAcgttatatatatatatatatatatatatatatagtattatttatatatttttttttttttttatatttctctatttattgatatatttttctcttCAACGTTATACATTTTGAATCGTGatgtttttcttttttcttttttttcgtcaatgtttaaaataattatcagcaaaatataactatttgtttttcttcaatgaaaaaattaagtatatatttaaatataaatgtaattttttttttttttcttcttcttccctccaattatatttataattatatagaaattgtatttatatatttatatatatatatataatatatatataatatatgcATTCATgtacaaaaatatatgttaagaaaaaaaaaaaaaaagattcCTTCTTTTAAAATCCTCAAATAGgcatataataatatatgaacaGTAATATAATAGCAgttaaataaaatatctGGGAAGtaatgaatattttttataatgaaCATAAACGAAGAAGGGTCCGatttcaaatataaaataaatataagatttaaaatatatttatgagtgtatgaaatatatataagtattaaaacaaaattgtgatgaacagaaaaaaataaaatataaaaatttggtaaaattataagaattatatgtaaaataatatatatatataaatttataaatatttaaaataatcctaagaagaaaatatatacatatatatattttttttttattattttgtaaagGAACACAACAACGTTTCAAAAAtgatatgtatataattaaaatatacaacAGAGGAAACATATtgatgaaaaaagaaaaattgTTGACTTATgttttcttattattttctttattttttatgaaataaattaatataaaaaaaatacatcATGTCAACATTTGCAAGAAGAAGAATCATTCAAGatttgaataaaataaacaaagaaaaaaataaaagtttTGAAGCTTCACCATTTGctgataatattatgtattgTCATGCAATTATAAGAGGACCAGATGATACTATATGGGAGTGTGGAATATTTCATTTGataattcatttttctGAAGAATATCCCGTATCACCTccaaaattaaaatttctatctaaaatatatcatcctaatatatatacagATGGAAATATATGTTTAGATATTTTACAAAACCAATGGAGTCctatatatgatattacGTCTATACTTACATCAATTCAATCTTTGTTAAATGACCCAAATACATCTTCCCCTGCTAATCCAGAAGCAGCGcgaatatttattaataatagaaatttatataacaagAAAGTATTAGTAAGGAGCCcaaatagaaaatatagCAAGATTATGTTcttaatttaatattatatatatatatatatatatatatatatatatatatatatatatatatttctttatttttttttagatgTGTGTTGAGGATAGCTGGGAAATACCcaaatttaatataaatacttATAGTTGAAATAGAAGtacttatttatttgaGACAACCctaattttattattcttttaatttatttacatgtaataaaaaaatatatgtatttaaatTGTACATATGTTATTCATATGTAGTAGACTTATCataaatttttcttttttttttcttttttagtaattaatataaatataaaatttattttgatttttttttttttttttttttgttaaaattgttagaaatataattattgtATTCCTACGTATTGAGGATGTAATTAAtgttgaaaaaaatatctaaaaatataatatgtatgaTAAATATCCTACTTgtaatgatataataatatataaatttgttatatataagataaaattattatcccatatatatatatatatatatatatgaatatgtttataaatttgatgaaatacattatttcttatttttacCAGACAGTCATCATGtttttatgaaatataaaaaagatatataaatttattcTTGCAATTATACATTATcgattattttttttctttttaaattctttttccttgaactatataattatttctttttaacaaaaataaattgttaatataaaccaaaatatgttaaaatgtatagtatatatatatatatagacACAAGAAATATgagattttttttttttttttttctttttctcAATAAATATGTAAGAATAGAAAGTCTATAAATAATAgtatatacatttattataaattgcacatataaaaaaaaaaaaaaataaaataataaaaaataaaataaaaataattattataaatacCAGTGCACACATTTCTACGCAAAGTAGAAATACATTATgtttaaataaaacattttttaatatattcatataaataataacatgtatatatttttttattttatttttgaatttATGCTTTATATTTGTCAATATAGAGATACGATGATGCATAAGgcatatttatatttttattttcttttctcCAAAAAAGTGGgaagaattttttttttttaaatatataaatatgaatctttacatatattttatatatatatatattttaagGTATGAAATACCTGTCTAGAATAATCGAAAGGTTATATGagatataattatataaatatataaatatatattatatatatatatgatacATATGTAGAAGGTAAAAAACTCTAAGTCAttacatatacataaatacacatatatatatattttttattttttttactttttttaaaatccttattaagaattatattaatatgtatcTTCTcctatttattttcttttaaagatttgtttatatattttcatcttatttattatttttaatattattaattatgtattgttaatatataaatgtttcaataattataaatatatatatttaagtggaattccttttttctatatttgtttttatatagGATGAATAAATTTGGAAACTTTGATTTTTTGACATAAAGaaatatgatattatatattgaaaaatatatatatatatatatatatatatatatgtaaaatatgTGTAGGACgcaatttttttttttttttcttttctcTTCTTGTTTCTTgaaatcatatatttatttttttataaaaagtttttttttcttttttttctttaagTTAATCCTTTTTACtttatattgtatatatttgtatcatagttaatacatttaaagaataatatgaacatattttgcttatatatttttttttttttttttttgtaaaaatataaaaatatatatattttatatttataatttttttcgtttaacttatattttttttattttttattttatttttttttttttgtgttaATTTTCCAAGGACAGCTTATTTTGGGTACTATagtattttttaatatatattaaatatatatatttacatatatatattcaaatgtgcatgtaaaaaaaaaaaaaaaaaacacaaTATTAAATACGCACaagtataaatatatatatatatatatatatgtatgtatatagCTCCAGTTAAATTGTTATTAAGCAAAAATGCTTatgcacatatataatatatgtatatgtatgtatacATATGAGTACAAATGAgtttaataatttatttaaaaaaaaaatgcaTAGACCAATTTGTAATAAAGTTAAAttgaataataatgatgagAATAATAAGGTAAATgatatatgtatttataatagGGACTTTCCTCctaatataaataaaaataatattacgataaataataataatactaataataataataatataaaaaaaaagaataataattttttatgtgCACAAAATAAGAAAGGTGataagaatattatatggatacgtaataaagaaagaaaatccattataaaaaaaaaaaaaataagtaaTGATACcacaaaatatataaataataatattaaaaaaaaatccATAAGTTGTACTGAGAAAGCAAATTGTGTAATTAAAcataattcttttattaataaaacCAAAAAATTTGGAAGACTAATTAAGGAATACGACCCAATAAAAAgttcaaaaaatataacaaatattCCTCATATgagaaaaacaaaaaatttgaatgatccatttttcttaaataattattattataataaagaagaaaacAATCCAATCATTATTTGTAGTgatgaaaaagaaagaaaaacTAAGATATATAGTACCAATCATcatacaaataatatattaaattataatgatcacacattaaaattattttgtaatattaCTGAGAACAATAAAGCTATTTTACATACAAATAAAAGTCATTTGccaaaaaataatattttaatgcCATCATATATGCAAAAAAAAGGTACACATATTAGAGAGACTATTAAAAATGGGTATCCGAATATAAAGGGTGAGCCTAATACCAGTGGGGATCATATAACAAATAGTGAGCATATTATAAATGGACAGTATGATgcattaaaaaatatgtcTTTAAACAATTATGATCATCAgcataataatattatgaacaATATGCCTAATAAATCTaacaaaaacaaattatCCGTACTgaacaataatattaatattaataataatattaataataataataataatcagGATGTGATtgaaaatatgaatgaatATCCAATTACTTCAAAAAATATCTATGAcagtatatatataccccaaataaatataaaaaatattataaactcagaagaaattaatagtaataatagtaataataataataataatattattaatattcataataacAATATGTATAGTAATCCAACAAGTAGTGTTACTTCCAAGAAGAACGAAAATAACAATTTGATTAATACGTTGAATGCTTACTCAAATGTCAAAGTTGCTGTTCGTATAAAACCTATAGGAGAATCTGAAGAAAATATTGTATccatttttaataataattatgttTTGATAGAGAAAGAAAATGAGAAAGAATGTTATTTACTGTCtcaaaaaaagaaacagTCAACATATGTTTTTGATGCCGTTTTTGATGTTAATGCTACACAAGAAGAAGTGTTTTTTCAAACAGCTAAGCCATTAATACCTCATGTTTTTAAAGGTATAAATTGTACTGTTTTTGCATATGGTGCTACAGGATCAGGAAAAACATATACTATGCTTGATGATAAAAATCAAAATGGTATTGTACAATTATCTTTATTAGAATTATTTActataataaatgaaaagaaatgcagaaatataaaagtacTTATGAGTTTTTTAGAAGTATATAATGAAACTATTCGAGATTTATTaggaaaagaaaaaaataaaacttTAGAAGTTCAAGAAGATGTTGCTGAAGTTAAAGTTAGTAATTTGTGTGAAATAGAAgtaaataattatgaacaAGCTATGttattaataaatgaagGTGTCAAAAATAGGAAAATGTCACCTACGAGAGCAAATAAAGTATCTAGTAGATCTCATGCTATTTTACaaatttatgtttataatgAAATTTTAGATGATGATATGAATACTATAAGTTATAAAGCCAAATTATGTTTTGTCGATTTAGCAGGTTCTGAAAGAGCTAGTGCAACATCAAATAAAGGAGAAAGATTCAAAGAAGGATCTTATATTAATCAATCCTTATTAGCATTAGCTAACTGTATTAATTCTTTAGCATCTAATAGGAATATATCCAAAGTAAGAGTTAAATATAGAGATAGTAAATTAAcacatttattaaaaaattctCTTGAAGGCAATTGTCTAGTTGTTATGATTGCTAATATTAACCCATCTAGAACATCATTTCAAGAATCTAATAATACTCTTAAATATGCTTTCCGTGctagaaatattaaattatgtGCTACAGTACAAacaaatgataataaagaaagcgatatagaaaaaattttaaaaaaaaatgaaaatttacAAAAAGAATATGATATCTTATTAGGAAAATATACTAATTTGAAAGAGTTCTTTGTCATTATGAATGTTATAAttcaattatataaaaaacaaatttCATGTTATAAATTAATAGAAAACATATCTGATAATATGTCCTCCATGGAATTAAAACAAGATATTACGATGTATGATCAACTTATCAAAATGAAATTTGATgaatatagaaaaaaagTGGATTCATTGAAAGATTCATATCATGAGGAAAAAGATTTtcttaataatttatttgataCCTTTCTTGAAAAAAACTTAAATTATGTTATTAATAGTAAAAATGGTTATGTTGGAATGAATGGTAATGAGAGCAATAAAACCTTGCTGGAGGaa containing:
- a CDS encoding putative endonuclease/exonuclease/phosphatase family protein; translation: MKCQIFYKCLFVVVIFLNEYNAIMLSTRRNNHNTIKYIFNDKLNFSEKEKKSYTFPPYMNVIKNKRKKTQSCIFSSPLKINYNNVIDKSRRSISSSFHNIYNNINQIDTNINNINKKKFSDPLHFFIHSFISQRINNNNNKYNKYILYTNNKHHFSPHYCKKKNYFVTQLNAENTNYIKEVATNLKTTSQSNIDNNLILNEKKMEINIIPNKEEEEEEEEIKKGEQHSKILHNNNIYDVKENNKSTELKEQQNDIKNMNNVSLMKTKNNDSNTIYYDSHKNANILTLEELIKTKKVSNIFIINNTENEELNIELYFDHKELKLLRKKEETLNSLKNRLTLNLLKLEKKKLKRKRQHGEVKEQNGKDKMILIKEEKSEELINNIKDNINENICTLPTKEEEKTSIYFLDIDNNIIDENNILSNIMDKLKYVVINGMKIEIFKNLYELKQIYISMDVFDNHPIIPCNMPMNNLNKYIYYWIDSNDKNVIKSLDLFYVPNKEDVNKKLQLVIYDKENPFHFYVTDDVYVNENRFKNEMMIKNNRYSDFNNDDRKNNSCEKNIIRILSYNILAPIYTNTKYALEHMFKNIDPCYLKTNYRSHLLIHDINNYYDIISLQEVSEYLHNNLFCTFLNENYFSNYKPKNNYGNDGCSLFVNKKKFSLIEYKNYEFNQVIKTDELKNIYDTFLNLSKELDDIIKEIKTVFQIGIYMHKNTNSIFLISNTHFYFHSLAQHIRALQSYTILHILQTLKNKYQLTYPDKEIYVILNGDFNTNFDSEVFHFMQGKDISPTSQIWLNAQLFKKEFDDLDKYPNLFELEKNKNNNEQSIIGPHLDRKKFIPLYSAYTKQDIQFTNWNNNFIDVLDYIFLSTNIKVKKVLKGIDKECFQKYKGALSPINPSDHISIAAEVEL
- a CDS encoding putative ubiquitin-conjugating enzyme produces the protein MSTFARRRIIQDLNKINKEKNKSFEASPFADNIMYCHAIIRGPDDTIWECGIFHLIIHFSEEYPVSPPKLKFLSKIYHPNIYTDGNICLDILQNQWSPIYDITSILTSIQSLLNDPNTSSPANPEAARIFINNRNLYNKKVLMCVEDSWEIPKFNINTYS
- a CDS encoding putative kinesin-8, yielding MSTNEFNNLFKKKMHRPICNKVKLNNNDENNKVNDICIYNRDFPPNINKNNITINNNNTNNNNNIKKKNNNFLCAQNKKGDKNIIWIRNKERKSIIKKKKISNDTTKYINNNIKKKSISCTEKANCVIKHNSFINKTKKFGRLIKEYDPIKSSKNITNIPHMRKTKNLNDPFFLNNYYYNKEENNPIIICSDEKERKTKIYSTNHHTNNILNYNDHTLKLFCNITENNKAILHTNKSHLPKNNILMPSYMQKKGTHIRETIKNGYPNIKGEPNTSGDHITNSEHIINGQYDALKNMSLNNYDHQHNNIMNNMPNKSNKNKLSVLNNNININNNINNNNNNQDVIENMNEYPITSKNIYDSIYIPQINIKNIINSEEINSNNSNNNNNNIINIHNNNMYSNPTSSVTSKKNENNNLINTLNAYSNVKVAVRIKPIGESEENIVSIFNNNYVLIEKENEKECYLLSQKKKQSTYVFDAVFDVNATQEEVFFQTAKPLIPHVFKGINCTVFAYGATGSGKTYTMLDDKNQNGIVQLSLLELFTIINEKKCRNIKVLMSFLEVYNETIRDLLGKEKNKTLEVQEDVAEVKVSNLCEIEVNNYEQAMLLINEGVKNRKMSPTRANKVSSRSHAILQIYVYNEILDDDMNTISYKAKLCFVDLAGSERASATSNKGERFKEGSYINQSLLALANCINSLASNRNISKVRVKYRDSKLTHLLKNSLEGNCLVVMIANINPSRTSFQESNNTLKYAFRARNIKLCATVQTNDNKESDIEKILKKNENLQKEYDILLGKYTNLKEFFVIMNVIIQLYKKQISCYKLIENISDNMSSMELKQDITMYDQLIKMKFDEYRKKVDSLKDSYHEEKDFLNNLFDTFLEKNLNYVINSKNGYVGMNGNESNKTLLEEMIFFKHNENKVNENLLVNENVVVGENNVVNENIMVNENVVVNENNVVNENIMVNENIMVNENVDVDENIIVSKNVDVDENIIVNKNVDVDKNTMVNKNVDVDKNTMVNKNVDVNEKYKVGLSAEGKTEYHNKNNEENNKIDIGDNDNDVINDNHNNNNSIDNNDDEYQSANSPVESEIVKKEKKKKISINMETYKKITIKCRRFPVNKIPSDINIAGILNKEDVSNTNMEKNNFEKKDEYNPFHNNLTNMQNSILYNIINSNVENSPHSPRVRKNVAKMLLRGNLNTANFLMDTNTIKNLNTNKISNKHNIKNNNILNNENGKINDKSSKYKNENNTTTTTTNNNNNNNNNNNNNNSSSSSKVDGINILNTSNTNEPLHKFNGVYPLNINDANKTGIHKNDMEKNDIHLTNIDTISKSHNTDLLKENKRKLENFQENIKHEHKDEASLYVKKKKIKKKM